The proteins below come from a single Eucalyptus grandis isolate ANBG69807.140 chromosome 3, ASM1654582v1, whole genome shotgun sequence genomic window:
- the LOC104438010 gene encoding 20 kDa chaperonin, chloroplastic, which produces MASGQLTAPAFSARLVPSFDGLKPSTVKFAFVGPFKGGSLAQRSFRGLVVRAATVVAPKYTSLKPLGDRVLVKIKTAEEKTQGGILLPSTAQSKPQGGEVVAVGEGRTIGKSQIDISVKTGSQVIYSKYAGTELEFNGSNHLILKEDDILGILETEDVKDLKPLNERILIKVAEAEQKTAGGLLLTEASKEKPSIGTVIAVGPGPLDEEGNRKPLTVSAGNTVMYSKYAGNDFKNSDGSDYIVLRASDVMAVLS; this is translated from the exons ATGGCGAGCGGTCAGCTCACGGCGCCCGCGTTCTCGGCTAGGTTGGTCCCGTCCTTCGATGGGCTCAAGCCGTCCACGGTGAAGTTTGCTTTCGTGGGTCCGTTCAAAGGTGGGTCCTTGGCGCAGAGGTCCTTCAGGGGGCTCGTCGTGCGGGCTGCCACCGTTGTTGCTCCTAAG TACACTTCTCTTAAGCCCCTCGGCGACAGAGTGCTGGTCAAGATCAAGACTGCTGAGGAGAAGACACAGGGTGGTATATTGCTCCCATCAACAGCTCAATCAAAGCCTCAAGGAGGAGAAGTGGTTGCAGTTGGAGAGGGTAGGACAATTGGAAAGTCACAAATTGACATCAGTGTGAAG ACTGGCAGCCAGGTTATCTATTCCAAGTATGCTGGGACCGAGTTGGAATTCAATGGTTCAAATCATCTTATTTTGAAGGAGGATGACATTCTTGGTATCTTAGAGACTGAGGATGTAAAGGACCTGAAGCCCCTGAATGAGAGAATCCTAATTAAG GTTGCTGAGGCTGAGCAAAAGACTGCTGGAGGCCTTCTATTGACTGAAGCTAGCAAGGAAAAACCTTCTATCGGAACG GTGATTGCTGTTGGACCTGGTCCTCTTGATGAAGAAGGGAACAGGAAACCGCTCACAGTCTCTGCAGGAAACACAGTGATGTACTCCAAGTACGCAGGCAATGACTTCAAGAATAGTGATGGTTCGGATTACATTGTCTTGAGGGCTTCTGATGTAATGGCAGTGCTCTCCTAG
- the LOC104438009 gene encoding LOW QUALITY PROTEIN: auxin response factor 19 (The sequence of the model RefSeq protein was modified relative to this genomic sequence to represent the inferred CDS: inserted 1 base in 1 codon): MKVPSNGFLAGGGEGEKKSINSELWHACAGPLVSLPPVGSLVVYFPQGHSEQVAASMQKETTCVPSYPNLPXKLICMLHNVTLHADLETDEVYAQMTLQPVSKYDQEALLASDMGLKQSRQPTEFFCKTLTASDTSTHGGFSVPRRAAEKIFPSLDFTMQPPCQELTARDLHDNSWTFRHIYRGQPKRHLLTTGWSVFVSTKRLFAGDSVLFIRDEKSQLLLGIRRANRQQPALSSSVISSDSMHIGILAAAAHAAANNSPFTIFYNPRASPSEFVIPLAKYNKAFYTQVSLGMRFRMMFETEESGVRRYMGTITGISDLDSVRWKNSQWRNLQVGWDESTAGERPSRVSMWEIEPVVTPFYICPPPFFRPKFPRQPGMPDDESDVENAFKRAMPWLGDEFGIKDTPNSIFPGLSLMQWMSMQQSNPLQATQSGLLPPMLSSTGLHNNLGIDDPSKLLSFQAPTQGLQFNKTNPQNQVSQLLQPSMAWSQQHQLQQLLQNPLGHQQQQQQQQLQRQQQQQLQSSQQQTPQQLPQSQPPQQQPLQPQQFQQQSPHQPSQQTSQQQQVVQTPLGNGGVVTSNQFPSQMVQQSALYSQLQQQQQQQQQQLLTTQNAPSQPSILGINKVPVHPTSVSQDSKFQSQMEQQQPSLLQRHQQQPMQMQPSSLLQQSWTQRAQPQLQPQLPQVLQQNLSEQQIQLQLQKLQQQQQHQQQLPNPAGPLLQPQLQQQQQQQQQQQHQQQVVPQNQMPLSQQQLVCNSLPTPALLPPQPSNPNHLYGQQKALTAVRALSGLTDGDGPSCSTSPSTNNCHIPSSNFLCKNQVAQPVLVGDSSLIEPMNHLIQEHQMKPDARIKHELPSSKGHDQLKYKASVTDPLEVSSSATSYCLDATAAQQNFSLPTFCLDSDVQSQPRNTSPFAANIDNLAADTLLSRGFDSQKDLQNLLSTYGGGTPRDIETELSTAAISSQSFGVPSMPFKAGCSNDVAINDTGVLNGGIWSSQTQRMRTYTKVQKRGSVGRSIDITRYRGYDELRRDLARMFGIEGQLEDPHRTDWKLVYMDHENDILLVGDDPWEEFVTCVQSVKILSSTEVQQMSLDGDLGLVPIPNQASSGTDSGNAWRGHYDDNSAASFNR, encoded by the exons ATGAAGGTTCCTTCCAATGGATTTTTAGCTGGTGGTGGGGAAG GTGAAAAGAAGAGTATAAATTCAGAGTTATGGCATGCTTGTGCGGGGCCATTGGTGTCTTTGCCTCCAGTTGGGAGTCTCGTGGTCTACTTTCCCCAAGGCCACAGTGAGCAA GTTGCAGCATCAATGCAGAAGGAGACTACTTGTGTACCCAGCTACCCCAATCTGC CAAAGTTGATATGCATGCTTCACAATGTGACATTGCAT GCTGATCTCGAAACTGATGAAGTCTATGCACAAATGACCCTTCAACCCGTAAGCAAA TATGACCAGGAGGCGCTACTGGCATCTGATATGGGCCTCAAGCAAAGCAGGCAGCCTACAGAGTTTTTCTGCAAGACGCTTACGGCTAGCGACACAAGTACTCATGGTGGATTTTCAGTTCCTCGTCGAGCTGCTGAGAAGATCTTCCCATCACTA GATTTTACTATGCAGCCACCTTGCCAGGAGCTAACGGCTAGAGATTTGCATGATAATTCGTGGACATTCAGACATATTTACCGAG GCCAGCCAAAAAGGCACTTGCTCACTACTGGTTGGAGTGTCTTTGTCAGCACAAAGAGGCTCTTTGCTGGTGATTCTGTTCTCTTCATTAG GGATGAAAAGTCACAGCTTCTATTGGGGATAAGGCGAGCTAATAGGCAGCAGCCCGCTCTCTCCTCATCTGTCATATCTAGCGATAGCATGCATATTGGAATTCTTGCAGCTGCAGCTCATGCTGCGGCGAACAACAGCCCTTTCACTATATTTTACAATCCGAG GGCAAGTCCTTCTGAATTCGTGATCCCCTTGGCTAAGTACAATAAAGCATTTTATACTCAAGTTTCTCTTGGCATGAGATTCAGAATGATGTTTGAGACCGAGGAGTCGGGAGTCCGAAGATACATGGGTACAATCACTGGAATTAGTGATTTGGATTCTGTGAGATGGAAAAACTCCCAGTGGCGCAATCTCCAG GTGGGGTGGGACGAGTCGACAGCCGGTGAACGACCAAGCAGAGTTTCAATGTGGGAAATAGAGCCTGTTGTAACTCCTTTTTACATATGTCCACCTCCTTTTTTTCGGCCCAAGTTTCCTAGGCAACCTGGTATGCCTG ATGATGAGTCTGATGTAGAAAATGCTTTCAAGAGGGCCATGCCTTGGCTTGGAGATGAGTTTGGCATCAAGGACACGCCTAACTCAATCTTCCCTGGCTTGAGTTTGATGCAGTGGATGAGCATGCAGCAGAGTAATCCACTTCAAGCCACTCAATCCGGACTTCTACCTCCAATGCTTTCTTCCACTGGTTTACACAATAACCTTGGCATCGACGACCCCTCCAAATTGCTAAGTTTCCAAGCCCCCACCCAAGGTCTTCAATTTAATAAAACGAATCCACAAAATCAAGTCAGTCAATTGCTGCAACCGTCTATGGCTTGGTCTCAACAGCACCAGCTTCAGCAACTGTTGCAGAATCCTCTGGgccaccagcagcagcagcagcagcagcagctgcagcGCCAACAACAGCAGCAATTGCAGTCGTCACAGCAGCAGACGCCCCAACAGCTGCCACAGTCACAACCACCTCAACAGCAGCCGCTGCAGCCACAACAGTTTCAACAGCAATCACCTCATCAGCCGTCACAACAAACGTCACAACAGCAACAAGTAGTGCAAACGCCTCTTGGAAATGGTGGGGTGGTTACATCTAATCAGTTCCCCAGCCAGATGGTGCAGCAATCAGCTTTATACTCTCAActacagcagcagcagcagcaacagcagcagcaactgCTGACCACCCAAAATGCACCATCCCAGCCAAGCATACTCGGTATCAATAAAGTTCCTGTGCATCCAACATCTGTATCACAAGATTCAAAATTTCAGTCACAGATGGAGCAGCAGCAACCTAGCCTCTTACAGAGGCATCAGCAGCAGCCGATGCAGATGCAACCTTCCTCACTTCTGCAGCAGAGCTGGACACAAAGGGCACAGCCGCAACTGCAGCCACAGCTTCCGCAGGTATTGCAGCAGAATTTATCAGAGCAGCAGATTCAACTACAACTGCAGAaattgcagcagcagcagcagcatcaacAACAACTGCCCAACCCTGCAGGCCCTCTTTTGCAGCCTCAATTgcaacagcaacagcaacagcaacagcaacagcaacatCAACAGCAAGTTGTTCCGCAGAATCAGATGCCTTTGTCTCAACAACAGCTCGTCTGCAACAGCCTTCCCACTCCGGCTCTCTTGCCACCCCAACCATCAAATCCCAACCACCTTTATGGACAGCAGAAGGCACTTACTGCTGTTAGAGCTCTCTCTGGGCTCACAGATGGAGATGGTCCTTCATGCTCTACCTCTCCTTCTACTAATAACTGCCATATCCCCTCGTCTAACTTTCTCTGCAAGAATCAAGTAGCGCAACCTGTATTAGTTGGGGATTCATCTTTAATAGAACCCATGAATCATCTAATTCAAGAACATCAAATGAAGCCTGATGCCCGCATCAAGCATGAATTGCCAAGCTCAAAGGGGCATGACCAACTGAAATATAAGGCTTCTGTTACTGATCCCCTAGAAGTGTCATCATCTGCAACATCATACTGCCTAGATGCTACCGCAGCTCAGCAGAATTTTTCGCTTCCGACATTTTGTTTGGACAGTGATGTTCAATCACAACCTCGCAACACCTCGCCTTTTGCTGCTAATATCGACAATTTGGCAGCTGATACATTGCTTTCGAGGGGTTTTGATTCTCAGAAGGATCTTCAAAACTTGCTTTCAACTTATGGTGGTGGTACTCCAAGAGATATCGAGACCGAGTTATCCACTGCTGCAATCAGTTCACAGTCGTTTGGGGTGCCAAGCATGCCTTTTAAGGCTGGCTGTTCAAACGATGTTGCAATCAATGACACTGGGGTTTTGAATGGTGGAATTTGGTCTAGTCAGACTCAACGTATGAGGACATATACCAAG GTTCAAAAGCGTGGTTCCGTCGGGAGATCCATCGACATAACCCGTTATAGAGGTTATGATGAACTTAGGCGGGACTTGGCTCGCATGTTTGGAATTGAAGGACAGTTAGAAGACCCACATCGGACAGATTGGAAGCTAGTCTACATGGATCATGAAAATGACATACTGCTTGTTGGTGACGATCCTTGGGA GGAATTTGTAACATGTGTTCAAAGCGTAAAGATTCTGTCATCTACCGAAGTACAGCAAATGAGCTTGGATGGGGACTTGGGCCTTGTACCCATTCCGAACCAAGCGTCTAGTGGAACCGACAGCGGAAACGCATGGAGAGGTCACTACGACGATAACTCGGCTGCCTCATTTAACCGATAA